The Vibrio rhizosphaerae genome contains the following window.
TTTACTGGCAGCATAAACGCTACTTTGCGGTAATCCGATTTGTGCTGAAACGCTCCCGCATAAAATGATCGAAGCTGAATCAGATAATAACGGCAATAATGCCCGGATGAGAAAGAAAGGCCCTTTTAAATTGGTATTCATGACCCGATCAAAAGCTGCTTCATCCCATTCATCGAATGGCTTGTGTGTCACATCTCCGGCATTGATATAAATCACATCGAGTCTCGGGAACTGTCGTTTGATTTCATCCGCTAAAGCTTGCTGCTGTTGTAATGACATACGATACAGGCTGGTCACTCTCCCTCCCCGTTCTCACCCACCTCAGCCAGCCGCACGGCTTAATCGATCCCAGATATCGGCCCACTCAGGTAAACGAGGCGGCGCTTCGACAAGCAGTTGCTCGACCCCCGGCCGATCTAAGCGATGCAATGCAGCATAAAGCGCCTTGCGATAGTCAGGGTGATTATCGGCAGCGACGATACGATGGGGGCAATCAAGCTGACGGAGTCGCGGTGAATAAACTAAAATACCGGTGGTCTGCGGTGCCGCTTGCAACAGGGTTGCCAGTGATTCGGTCGGACAGATGATAACTTTGGCATTGGGTTGATAATGGACTTTCTGATTGCCCGACACGGACTCGGTATGGCTATCCGGTACGCGGATCGGAAACGGCAAATAAGGCTGGAGATCTACCGCGGATAACGGCCCGCAACGTAAAATTTCAGCCTGATGCTCACGGACTCGCAAGATAGTCGATTCAGTCCCGATGTTGCAGATTCCCCCGTCGAGAATCGCTGCGATCTTACCATCCAAACCGTGGATCACCTGTGCCGCGCTGGTCGGGCTCAGCTTTTGATAAGGGTTCGCGGACGGAGCCGCTACCGCCATATCGAACTGCTGTAATAACGATAGTAGTACCGGGTGATTGGGCATTCTGACGCCGATAGTCGGCAATCCGCCGGTGATGACATCAGAGACCGCCGGGTGACGTTCAAAAATCAGTGTCAGCGGACCGGGCCAGAAGGCATCAGCTAACGGGGCAACCCAATCCGGTACATGATTGACCCACCGTCCAAGTTGATCCAAATGGCCGATATGGGTAATCAACGGGTGATTTCTCGGTCGCTGTTTGGCAGTGAAAATCTGCGCAACCGCCTCTGGGTTACTCGCATCAGCCGCAAGTCCGTAAACGGTTTCCGTCGGTACAGCCACCAGTTGACCAGCTTTTAAGAGTTCTCCGGCACGCTGTTGATCCGCCGGTGAATTCGCATTGAGTCTTTCTGTTTTCATGTCCGGTCTCTCACAGTCCATACACCATTGTCGAAGAAAGCCAGTTGGTGTTGGTCAAAGCGGGCAAGATAAAGCCACTGGTTATCCACCAGTTGTTTAACCATCGGATGGCGGTTCAACACTGACTCAATCGCCGCTTCCGGCGCATCGATCACCACCGTTAGGCGCAATGGCTCATGTCGCCACTGCTGACCATCGTGCAGCGACTGACGAGACAAGCCGATACGCAAGTCACCGCCGTTGCCCTCAAAAACACCCAGTCGGCCACCGACCACATTGTGCAAAGTTTTATTACCGGAACCATAGCGATGATGATCGACCGTTGAGGCGTAATACTGCATGTTGATCCAGTTGGTGACGATCATCGGTGCCGTCATGATCTGCGCCAGCCCGCTGGCATCCTGATCCTGCTCATAGCGGTATTCATGAAGGAAGGTACGCCCGTCCAGCCGGATACCACGGGTCCGTTCTCTCGGGGCAACAATAAACGCCGCGTTATTGGCCAGTCCCCATTCAGGCCGTGTCTGAGCCCAGTCATTGGCACGTCGGTTGATCCGGTTTTCAATCGAGTGCAATGACTGATGTGTCAACCCGAGTTGTGGGGCTCGCTCCATCCTTGCCGCAAGAGAAGCCGCATCCAGTTGCGTTTGTAATGTTGCCAGCGTGCGTTGCACCTGTTGGTCAAAAACGTCGGTATCGTAGAGTGACAATCCGTCTGTGGTGGTGTTATGGAATCCGGCGACAAAGTAGGTTGTTTCTGGTACTGGAATCCCCCGCAGAGCTAAACCTTCACGCACCGCCGACTGGTTCAATAACCGGGCCAATGCCCGGACATTGACCTCTCCGGTTTGACCACAACACGCACCGCAATCCAGACCGGCACGGTGTGGGTTATTGGCGCTTTCACTGCCGTGGCCGATCAACAGGACAACCGGTGCAAACCCCGTGGTCAGCCCCATCCCTTTCAGTACATTTTCCGCCAGCGTCAGCTGCTGCTCCGGATCAGCGAGCAATGTCGGGCGCAGCTGCTTGGCACTGGCCGCCGACAACCCCGGTGCTTTCACCGCATGTCCGTGAAGCGGCAATGCCCGTTTGATCAGTTTGCCCACATATCCCAGACCGAGGGATTCAACCAACGTAAAGGTTGATGCCGGCATGGTATTGAACCACGACCAGCCTGATTCGCGCTGCAATGTTGTCTGTCGTTGTTCAGCGATCGCCGTATCGTGCTCATGATCACCCGCACTCTCGCTTACCGTGAAAGAGGGAGCCAGCAAGCCGGGAAGCTGAGGGCGCTTTATATCAGTTCCCAATGGTGTATAACGGACAGGTAAGCCGAAAAAACCTGCAAATCCAAGGGTATGAATCTCCTCTCCTTGGGCTTCAAGATGGCGGCGGATCACTTCAGAACGGACATCAATACAAAATGCGGCCTGAACTTTCGGAACATGTTTGAGCATGGGCGTGGGCTGTGTGAATGCTTGGCTGAGCTGGCGCTGATAACTGATTTCGTGTGCCCGCTGCCAAATCAACCGGCGGTTGATCGTCTCTGGCTGATACTGCCGAAAATGTTGCTGCCAACGGTGTTGCCAGTGCTGCCAGACCGACCCGGAATGACGTGCCTGATTATCCACCAGCCACTCCCAGCTCAAACGAACAGCCAGTAAATCAATCAATGTCTCGTCGGTTTGTTGCGATAACTGCGCCTGCCACTTGAGATAGGCACACCACGCCGCCCAGCCACTGACCCGGTACATCACTGCCTGTAAATAGTCTTGCCACTGCTCAGGAGCAATATCCAGTAACGCTAAGACTTGGCGGATTTGCTCACGCGGGGACGCAGCCATCGTGGCAGCGCGCTGAGGAATATAGGGCGCTTTCATCAGTAAAGCCACACTGTGATCGTGGCACAAGGTCTCACGCCAGCTTTGATATAACCCCACCCCGCTATGCGGATGCCAGTCTGCCTGATCCTGATCGAAGTAAGCAGCACAAAACTGGGCAACCTGATGGGTAATGGTATCGCACCAAGCTGGCTCTTTGTTCAGATTGCGCTGACTATCCATACTATCGCACAGCAGCGGTGCCGGGGTTAACGGATATTCCTCATCTTGTAATGCTGCGACTGCGGCAGCCGGATCCCAGCCGTCAGCCAACGAAAGTGAATTCAGCGCTTGCGTCAGATCCGCAGCGATAATCGCCCCGTTTTCCCACCGTTCACGATAATAAGCTAACGGCATCGCCATCGGTGATCCTGCAAACTGAGCAAGATGATGCGCCACTTCGCTGAAGGGACGATCAATCCATGACCAATACGGGTTCACGGCGATCATCCGGTCCAGCGGCCAGTTGGGCGCAATACTGTCACACGCGGCCTCAATCGCATGATTCAACATTGTGGCTGGATTGATTTCATCACGAGATAAAGCGGTCATATCGATTCTCCGGTAGGGGTATGCTTGCGGTTGACCTGTGTCTGCGCTTGCTCAAGCGTGAGTTTGGCTGGCCAGACTTTAAAGGTGAAACGGGTAAAAGTTTCATCGAGATAGAAGCCGTTATAGGCCCAGGGATAGAGGCGTCTGACCACACGACTGTGCGGATAACACCGAATCGCAACCTGACCAAGATAAAGCAACATAAACACCACACTCACAAAACCCAGTAATCCCATCTGTTCCGGGCCGGTTGGCGGCGCTATCTGTGCAAAGGCACTATGCCAGAGCAGATAGAGATGTAAGACGGTGAGACTACGCAGTAACCCCAGTCGTACGGCTGAACGTCCGGTGTTGGTGACGGTATTGCCTGTCGTCTTGATTGTCGTGTGCCAAAACAGCGGCGCACAGCCGAAGATCAGAATAACCGTGGCCGAAACGGGTAATGACAAGTTCGGCAACACCTGTTGCCACAGCATCGGCAGTCCGATCACAATCACGGCTGAAAGCAACACTGCCGCCAAGACCCCGTGAACCTGAACCACTGGCGGGAAATAATCTTTGTGCACCGTCTGTGCCACCACATCTCCTGCACTGAGAAAACTATACGCTTTGTAAACCGAGTGAGCGATCAGATGGAGCAATGCCAGCTCGTACAATCCAAGACCGATCTCCATCAGCATGAATCCCATTTGTGCGCAAGTTGACCATGCCAGACGCACCTTGATACTGATGCGAGTCATCATCACCCATCCGGCCAGCAAAGCCGTGGTACTGCCGACAATCACCAAGACTGACTGAGACAAAGGCGAGAGATTGATCAGCGCTGCCAGTGAAATCAATACGAATCCACCCATATTGACTACACCGGCATGGAGCAGGGCTGATACGGGGGTTGGCGCTTCCATCACCTGAATCAGCCAGCCATGTAACGGTAACTGGGCAGTTTTGAGAATCGCAGCAACAGCAAACAATAAAGCTGCACTGTTTAATGCCGGTGAGAGTGTCGTCATCTGACTCAGGTGCTGATTGAGTGCCGGGAGTGAAAAGCTCCCCAGCGTTTGATAAATCAAGACTAATGCGGCGATTAAACAGACGTCTGCCATGCGGCTGACCAAAAATTTTTTATGCGCCACGATTTTAGCTGCTTTACGATCCCGGTAATGAGTGAGCAGAAAATGCAGGCTGAGACTGGTTGCGCTCCACGCCAGCATCATCCATAACAGATTGTCACTTTTTACCAGTAAGGCGACCGAGCCGAGCGTAAATAACATCGCACAGACAAAGCGATGCTGGCCGGTATCCCCTTCGAGATAGCGGGAAGCGTAATCAATAATCACCCAACCCAGTAACGCGATCAGTCCCCCCATCAGGGTCGATAACGCAGGCGGCAAGCTCTGAGTCAACAATCCCGAGATCAACGGGAAGCCGAGACTCGCGAGCAACGCAAGGCGTGACGTCATACGGGCAACCGCCCAATCATACTGACGGGTTACCAAACAGGTCAGGAAGCCGAGTCCGTACAGAGCGGCAATCCAATAGCCGCTCAGTGTCAAATCGATCAAATTATCTCTCCAGAAAGTGGGCATCAATTGGATCATATTGTTGCAGCAAGTGATTTGAGATGTAAAATAGATAGATATTCACAAAACGTTCTTTTTAAGTGAACAATAGAATGAGAAATCTCAACTTTCATCACCTACACTACTTCTGGACCGTCGCTAAAGAGGGACATCTGACCCGGGCAGCACAGAAACTCAATGTTTCCCAATCCGCCCTCTCCTCACAGATAAAACAGTTAGAAGGGCAACTCGGTCATCCGCTGTTCCATCGGCAGGGACGCACATTATTACTGACCGATGTAGGGCATCTGGTACTGGAATACGCAGAAAGTATTTTTAATCTGGGCAGTGAATTACTGTCGATGATGGAAAGCGGTGAACAACACCGTGTCGAGCAACTGCGGATTGGGGCGGTGGCAACGCTCTCGCGGAACTTTCAAGAGAACTTTCTGCGGCCGGTGATTGGCCGGGACAACATCAAGCTGGCACTGTGCTCTTCCAATTTTGATGATCTGCTGGAACAACTGCGCGTGCACAAGCTGGACCTGATTCTATCCAACCGTCCTGTGGCGTCCGACTCGACAACGCCATGGCGCTGTAAGTTGATTGCCCAGCAAGGCGTCTGTCTGGTCGGGCCGAATATGCCTGAGTTCGAGGCATTACGCTTTCCACAAGATCTGATGCGCACCAAATTACTGCTACCGGGGCCGGACAGTGAGATCCGCACTCAATTCGACTTGTACTGTGAACAACATGGATTGTCCGTCACGCCTTATGCGGAGGTCGATGACATGGCGATGCTACGCCTGTTAACCCGCGATGCAGGCGCCGTCGCAGTGATTCCCGAAGTCGTGGTTCAGGATGAAATTCAGGCCGGTATCCTGAAAAGTTATGCCACATTAGAATCGGTCATCGAAAGTTTCTATGCCATTACAGCCAAACGCCATGTGGAACTGCCGATCTTAAAAAAATTGTTTAAAATTCATTAAGACATGCTCAGTCACAACACAACCAGTCATACCCGTATTGAAGCTGCTGTATCAAAACAATGCATCTAAGTGAATAATTCGAGACTCGATTAACAAAAAGAACAATTTATTTTCATTTTGATAACAATTATCTGATATATCTAGACTGAAACACTATTTCTATAACGAGAGGAATTGTTGTGATGTCTTTCAGCCTACGCCAAACCAAAATAAGAACGCGTCTGTATCTGTTGCTCTTCGTTAATATTTTATTAATGATGCTCCCATTCACCAGACTCCTCATTGAATATAAACATGACTTGATGGAAGAGAAGCAAGTCAAGACCCAGCATCTTATCGAAAGTACCTATAGCCTGCTCTCCTACTATCATCAGTTAGAAACCGAGGGAACCCTGACCCGTCAGGATGCACAACGACAGGCGAAACAGGCCGTCAAACATCTTCGCTATGGGCAGGATGATTACTTTTGGATCAACGACCTGACGCCGGCCATGATTATGCATCCTTTTAAACCGCAGCTGGATGGCAAAAATCTTTCTCAGGTCAAAGATCCGACCGGAAAAGCACTCTTTGTCGAAATGGTGCAAGTTGCCAAGGAGCAAGGCGGTGGCGTGGTTCACTACATGTGGCCGAAACCCGGCTCAGAAACCGATATAGAAAAGGTCTCCTACGTCAAACTCTTCAAACCTTGGGGCTGGGTCATTGGCTCCGGGGTTTATGTGGATGATATCGACCAGTTGATAGCAGAGAGAACCACAACCACCTTATGGTCCGGACTGTTCATTGTGTTAATGCTGCTTGCCTTATCAACGTTGATCATCCGGAGTATCACTCGCCCCTGCGACGCCACCCGTCAGGCGCTGGATGATATCTCTCAGGGAGAAGGTGATTTAACCCGCCAGCTCCCCGTCAATGGTAAAGACGAGTTCTCTCAGATTGCCGTAGCATTCAACCGGTTTACGATTAAAATTCGTGACGTGATCCAAAACATCACCCCGATTTCAAGTCACCTCACCCATTCCGCAACCGATCTCAACACCGTCGCAGAACAGTCGATCGAGAAGTCAGAAC
Protein-coding sequences here:
- a CDS encoding YbcC family protein, with translation MTALSRDEINPATMLNHAIEAACDSIAPNWPLDRMIAVNPYWSWIDRPFSEVAHHLAQFAGSPMAMPLAYYRERWENGAIIAADLTQALNSLSLADGWDPAAAVAALQDEEYPLTPAPLLCDSMDSQRNLNKEPAWCDTITHQVAQFCAAYFDQDQADWHPHSGVGLYQSWRETLCHDHSVALLMKAPYIPQRAATMAASPREQIRQVLALLDIAPEQWQDYLQAVMYRVSGWAAWCAYLKWQAQLSQQTDETLIDLLAVRLSWEWLVDNQARHSGSVWQHWQHRWQQHFRQYQPETINRRLIWQRAHEISYQRQLSQAFTQPTPMLKHVPKVQAAFCIDVRSEVIRRHLEAQGEEIHTLGFAGFFGLPVRYTPLGTDIKRPQLPGLLAPSFTVSESAGDHEHDTAIAEQRQTTLQRESGWSWFNTMPASTFTLVESLGLGYVGKLIKRALPLHGHAVKAPGLSAASAKQLRPTLLADPEQQLTLAENVLKGMGLTTGFAPVVLLIGHGSESANNPHRAGLDCGACCGQTGEVNVRALARLLNQSAVREGLALRGIPVPETTYFVAGFHNTTTDGLSLYDTDVFDQQVQRTLATLQTQLDAASLAARMERAPQLGLTHQSLHSIENRINRRANDWAQTRPEWGLANNAAFIVAPRERTRGIRLDGRTFLHEYRYEQDQDASGLAQIMTAPMIVTNWINMQYYASTVDHHRYGSGNKTLHNVVGGRLGVFEGNGGDLRIGLSRQSLHDGQQWRHEPLRLTVVIDAPEAAIESVLNRHPMVKQLVDNQWLYLARFDQHQLAFFDNGVWTVRDRT
- a CDS encoding methyl-accepting chemotaxis protein; the encoded protein is MMSFSLRQTKIRTRLYLLLFVNILLMMLPFTRLLIEYKHDLMEEKQVKTQHLIESTYSLLSYYHQLETEGTLTRQDAQRQAKQAVKHLRYGQDDYFWINDLTPAMIMHPFKPQLDGKNLSQVKDPTGKALFVEMVQVAKEQGGGVVHYMWPKPGSETDIEKVSYVKLFKPWGWVIGSGVYVDDIDQLIAERTTTTLWSGLFIVLMLLALSTLIIRSITRPCDATRQALDDISQGEGDLTRQLPVNGKDEFSQIAVAFNRFTIKIRDVIQNITPISSHLTHSATDLNTVAEQSIEKSEQQLQAANSVASAMNQLQSSTQDMSTAADEAAHAAQIASQKSQDSRQILISATQYMTSLSEILTETEHNTQHLTKDADNVGEVLNVIRGVAEQTNLLALNAAIEAARAGEQGRGFAVVADEVRTLATRTQKSTDEIETIITALQQRASQLSDSMAQTKQQSLETQQETRKAQEMLNDINEQIHTIQALNENIAAACLQQSSASQDIGHNLTHLAEHSQQITESARDVGNTSQRLLQNSQSLSQSFSIFKT
- a CDS encoding LysR family transcriptional regulator; its protein translation is MRNLNFHHLHYFWTVAKEGHLTRAAQKLNVSQSALSSQIKQLEGQLGHPLFHRQGRTLLLTDVGHLVLEYAESIFNLGSELLSMMESGEQHRVEQLRIGAVATLSRNFQENFLRPVIGRDNIKLALCSSNFDDLLEQLRVHKLDLILSNRPVASDSTTPWRCKLIAQQGVCLVGPNMPEFEALRFPQDLMRTKLLLPGPDSEIRTQFDLYCEQHGLSVTPYAEVDDMAMLRLLTRDAGAVAVIPEVVVQDEIQAGILKSYATLESVIESFYAITAKRHVELPILKKLFKIH
- a CDS encoding NADH-quinone oxidoreductase subunit L, translating into MTSRLALLASLGFPLISGLLTQSLPPALSTLMGGLIALLGWVIIDYASRYLEGDTGQHRFVCAMLFTLGSVALLVKSDNLLWMMLAWSATSLSLHFLLTHYRDRKAAKIVAHKKFLVSRMADVCLIAALVLIYQTLGSFSLPALNQHLSQMTTLSPALNSAALLFAVAAILKTAQLPLHGWLIQVMEAPTPVSALLHAGVVNMGGFVLISLAALINLSPLSQSVLVIVGSTTALLAGWVMMTRISIKVRLAWSTCAQMGFMLMEIGLGLYELALLHLIAHSVYKAYSFLSAGDVVAQTVHKDYFPPVVQVHGVLAAVLLSAVIVIGLPMLWQQVLPNLSLPVSATVILIFGCAPLFWHTTIKTTGNTVTNTGRSAVRLGLLRSLTVLHLYLLWHSAFAQIAPPTGPEQMGLLGFVSVVFMLLYLGQVAIRCYPHSRVVRRLYPWAYNGFYLDETFTRFTFKVWPAKLTLEQAQTQVNRKHTPTGESI
- a CDS encoding L-threonylcarbamoyladenylate synthase, translated to MKTERLNANSPADQQRAGELLKAGQLVAVPTETVYGLAADASNPEAVAQIFTAKQRPRNHPLITHIGHLDQLGRWVNHVPDWVAPLADAFWPGPLTLIFERHPAVSDVITGGLPTIGVRMPNHPVLLSLLQQFDMAVAAPSANPYQKLSPTSAAQVIHGLDGKIAAILDGGICNIGTESTILRVREHQAEILRCGPLSAVDLQPYLPFPIRVPDSHTESVSGNQKVHYQPNAKVIICPTESLATLLQAAPQTTGILVYSPRLRQLDCPHRIVAADNHPDYRKALYAALHRLDRPGVEQLLVEAPPRLPEWADIWDRLSRAAG
- a CDS encoding SDR family oxidoreductase translates to MTSLYRMSLQQQQALADEIKRQFPRLDVIYINAGDVTHKPFDEWDEAAFDRVMNTNLKGPFFLIRALLPLLSDSASIILCGSVSAQIGLPQSSVYAASKAGLISLARTLSGELKHLGIRVNTLSPGPTLTEAFDKFGLPEDEQAALIDQVKELVPLKRLGTPLELAKAAVFLASDESSYMLGSELLVDGGVGNL